From Saccharomyces kudriavzevii IFO 1802 strain IFO1802 genome assembly, chromosome: 13, a single genomic window includes:
- the SKDI13G4570 gene encoding SRP1/TIP1 family protein yields MVKLTSIAAGVAALAAGASATTTLAQSDERVNLVELGVYVSDIRAHLAQYYLFQAAHPTETYPVEVAQAVFNYGDFTTMLTGIAPAQVTRMITGVPWYSTRLRPAISKALSKDGIYTIAK; encoded by the coding sequence atggtcaaattaacttcaatcgctgctggtgtcgccgCTCTAGCTGCTGGTGCCtctgccaccaccaccctagctcaatccgacgaaagagtcaacttggttgaattgggtgtctacgtttctgatatcagagctcacttggcccaatactacttgttccaagccgCCCACCCAACTGAAACCTACCCAGTCGAAGTCGCTCAAGCTGTCTTCAACTACGGTGACTTCACCACGATGTTGACCGGTATTGCTCCAGCCCAAGTgaccagaatgatcacCGGTGTTCCATGGTACTCTACCAGATTGAGACCAGCCATCTCCAAAGCTCTATCCAAGGACGGTATTTACACCATTGCCAAATAG